The following are from one region of the Streptomyces decoyicus genome:
- a CDS encoding type 1 glutamine amidotransferase, with translation MRALVIVHDHLSTAGHVGERLAERGYELDELLVVPAERYTTPDVEVSFPAAGNHDLILTLGAPWSVARRNAWIEAELALLRSAHEAGIPVLGICFGGQALATALGGDVEAAPRFELGWSRLTTDAPHLVGPGPWFQFHGDRWLLPSGARELARNDVASQAFVCGRSWGVQFHPELTPEVLQAWFDEDGEAIAAEVGADPARLVAELRADLPAVRERARTLVDAFLDQVADRGAGEGPNDGTRSHMSA, from the coding sequence ATGCGCGCCTTGGTCATCGTCCACGATCATCTGTCCACCGCGGGCCACGTAGGCGAGCGGCTGGCCGAGCGGGGCTATGAGCTCGACGAGCTGCTCGTCGTGCCGGCCGAGCGGTATACGACCCCGGATGTGGAAGTGAGCTTTCCGGCGGCCGGGAATCATGACCTGATCCTGACGCTCGGTGCCCCGTGGTCGGTGGCGCGGCGGAACGCCTGGATCGAGGCGGAACTGGCCCTGCTGCGCTCGGCGCACGAGGCGGGCATACCGGTGCTCGGCATCTGTTTCGGCGGTCAGGCGCTGGCCACGGCGCTCGGCGGGGACGTCGAGGCCGCCCCGCGCTTCGAGCTGGGCTGGAGCCGCCTCACGACCGATGCGCCCCACCTGGTCGGTCCGGGGCCCTGGTTCCAGTTCCACGGGGACCGCTGGCTGCTGCCGTCGGGCGCCCGGGAGCTGGCGCGTAACGACGTCGCCTCCCAGGCCTTCGTCTGCGGCCGCTCATGGGGCGTGCAGTTCCATCCGGAGCTGACGCCGGAGGTGTTGCAGGCCTGGTTCGACGAGGACGGGGAGGCGATCGCGGCCGAGGTCGGAGCCGACCCGGCGCGGCTGGTGGCCGAATTGCGGGCTGATCTGCCGGCCGTACGGGAGCGGGCGCGCACCCTCGTGGACGCGTTCCTTGATCAGGTGGCCGATCGAGGAGCTGGAGAGGGTCCAAATGATGGGACCCGGTCACACATGAGCGCGTGA
- a CDS encoding ricin-type beta-trefoil lectin domain protein has product MKRRTSLLIAGAAAVGMTAFTATSSTAAPVQGFNIKNVAAKKCLKFNGFDKRVTAVKCRTSDPKQNWAPNPGEQIISAASSSTWGPCLTAHKPTGGYVYAKACNADGRKWSLSWSVGSFHDGDKTIYGNPVARCFLKVTAKGNVVCTPGHRTTRKWWVADYN; this is encoded by the coding sequence GTGAAGCGTAGGACCAGTCTGCTGATCGCCGGTGCCGCAGCGGTCGGAATGACGGCTTTCACTGCGACATCGTCCACTGCCGCGCCCGTCCAGGGCTTCAACATCAAGAACGTGGCAGCGAAGAAGTGCCTCAAGTTCAACGGCTTCGACAAGCGGGTCACGGCAGTGAAGTGCCGCACCAGCGACCCGAAGCAGAACTGGGCGCCCAACCCCGGCGAACAGATCATTTCGGCGGCCTCCAGCTCCACCTGGGGCCCCTGCCTGACGGCCCATAAGCCGACCGGCGGCTACGTCTATGCCAAGGCGTGCAACGCCGACGGGCGGAAGTGGTCCCTGTCGTGGAGCGTCGGCTCGTTCCATGACGGGGACAAGACCATCTACGGGAACCCCGTCGCCCGCTGCTTCCTCAAGGTGACGGCGAAGGGCAACGTGGTCTGCACCCCGGGCCACCGCACCACCCGCAAGTGGTGGGTGGCTGACTACAACTAG
- a CDS encoding MarR family winged helix-turn-helix transcriptional regulator, whose translation MVSGRGSLGDTEKAVQAKLGDFPVRHERMAAVAGIYRAAAAVRQHFENSVLRDAELTWTSFVVLWVVWIRGEGETRRVAEEAGISKGTLTGVARTLQARGLMERKGHPADGRLALLALTPGGEQLMTRVFPEFNAEEAFVTEGLSDDEALDLADLLGRIVLQVETRGEDRRLELLDGQDPRPRRSGRRAKG comes from the coding sequence GTGGTGAGCGGGCGCGGTTCCCTCGGGGACACGGAGAAGGCCGTCCAGGCCAAGCTCGGTGACTTCCCCGTCCGCCACGAGCGGATGGCCGCGGTCGCCGGCATCTACCGTGCCGCGGCCGCCGTACGGCAGCACTTCGAGAACTCCGTCCTGCGCGACGCCGAGCTGACCTGGACCTCGTTCGTCGTGCTGTGGGTGGTGTGGATCCGGGGCGAGGGGGAGACCCGCAGGGTCGCCGAGGAGGCCGGTATCTCCAAGGGCACGCTGACCGGCGTCGCCCGCACCCTCCAGGCCCGCGGCCTGATGGAGCGTAAGGGGCATCCGGCCGACGGGCGGCTCGCCCTGCTCGCGCTCACCCCCGGGGGCGAGCAGCTGATGACCCGGGTCTTCCCGGAGTTCAACGCCGAAGAAGCCTTTGTCACCGAGGGGCTGAGCGACGACGAGGCGCTGGACCTGGCGGATCTGCTGGGGCGGATCGTGCTGCAGGTCGAGACCCGTGGCGAGGACCGGCGGCTGGAGCTGCTGGACGGCCAGGACCCCCGGCCGCGGCGGAGCGGACGCCGGGCCAAGGGATAG
- the dusB gene encoding tRNA dihydrouridine synthase DusB: MTLLKIGPHTVQPPVVLAPMAGITNAPFRTLCREFSGGKGLFVSEMITTRALVERNEKTMQLIHFDETEKPRSIQLYGVDPDTVGKAARMIAEEDLADHIDLNFGCPVPKVTRKGGGSALPYKRNLLRSILREAVANAGALPVTMKMRKGIDDDHITYLDAGRIAAEEGITAIALHGRTAAQHYGGTADWDAIARLKEHVPEIPVLGNGDIWSADDAERMMRETGCDGVVVGRGCLGRPWLFGDLVAAFEGTGTYAQPTLKEVAAVMLRHATLLGEWIGDEARGVIDFRKHVAWYTKGFSIGSEMRRSLAVTSSLDELDALLSELDLDQPWPVGADGPRGRTSGRNRVVLPDGWLDDPYDCAGVDADAELDTSGG, from the coding sequence ATGACTCTGCTGAAGATCGGTCCGCATACGGTGCAGCCGCCGGTGGTGCTCGCGCCCATGGCCGGGATCACCAATGCCCCGTTCCGGACGCTGTGCCGGGAGTTCAGCGGCGGCAAGGGCCTGTTCGTCAGCGAGATGATCACGACCCGGGCGCTGGTCGAGCGCAACGAGAAGACCATGCAGCTGATCCACTTCGACGAGACCGAGAAGCCGCGCTCGATCCAGCTGTACGGCGTCGACCCGGACACCGTCGGCAAGGCCGCCCGCATGATCGCGGAAGAGGACCTCGCCGACCACATCGATCTGAACTTCGGCTGCCCGGTCCCGAAGGTGACCCGCAAGGGCGGCGGCTCGGCGCTGCCGTACAAGCGGAATCTGCTGCGCTCGATCCTGCGCGAGGCGGTGGCGAACGCGGGTGCGCTGCCGGTGACGATGAAGATGCGCAAGGGCATCGACGACGACCACATCACCTACCTGGACGCGGGGCGGATCGCGGCCGAGGAAGGCATCACGGCAATCGCCCTGCACGGGCGGACCGCGGCCCAGCACTACGGCGGCACCGCCGACTGGGACGCCATCGCACGCCTCAAGGAGCATGTCCCGGAGATCCCGGTGCTCGGCAACGGCGACATCTGGTCGGCGGACGACGCCGAGCGGATGATGCGGGAGACGGGCTGCGACGGGGTGGTCGTGGGGCGCGGCTGCCTCGGGCGGCCCTGGCTGTTCGGTGATCTGGTCGCCGCCTTCGAGGGCACCGGTACGTACGCACAGCCGACGCTCAAGGAGGTCGCCGCCGTGATGCTGCGGCACGCCACTCTGCTCGGCGAGTGGATCGGCGACGAGGCGCGCGGCGTCATCGACTTCCGTAAGCATGTCGCCTGGTACACCAAGGGCTTCTCGATCGGCTCCGAGATGCGCCGCAGTCTCGCCGTCACCTCCTCCCTCGACGAGCTGGACGCGCTGCTGTCGGAGCTGGACCTCGACCAGCCGTGGCCGGTGGGCGCGGACGGACCGCGCGGCCGTACGTCGGGCCGTAACCGGGTGGTCCTGCCGGACGGCTGGCTGGACGACCCCTACGACTGCGCGGGTGTGGACGCGGACGCGGAGCTGGACACGTCGGGCGGCTGA
- a CDS encoding MFS transporter yields MPELSRRRRLLVLAICCMSLLIVSLDNTILNVALPSIQHELHASVSGMQWTIDAYTLVLAALLMLAGSTADRLGRRRIFLVGLVVFAVGSLLCSLAPGLEWLVVFRMVQAVGGSMLNPVAMSIITNTFTEPRERARAIGVWGGVVGISMAAGPVIGGLLVQTVGWRSIFWINVPIGALAFFLTLRYIQESRAPRPRRVDPVGQLLVIALLGSLTYAIIEAPDAGWVSPEILTFVLVALASLAGLIFYERRRREPLIDLRFFHSAPFSGATIVAVCAFAALAGFLFINTLYLQNIRGLSALGAGLYMLPMAGMTLVCAPLSGRLVGSRGPRLSLLLAGAAMGASGLLFAAFDAQSTNPLLFTGYVLFGIGFGLVNAPITNTAVSGMPRTQAGVAAAVASTSRQIGQSLGVAVIGAVLAGGAHAAATADAFVAAGRPAWWIIAGCGAAVLLLGALTTGRWAKATADRTATLFDEEERGQRAAGARS; encoded by the coding sequence ATGCCTGAGCTCAGCCGTCGACGGCGTCTCCTGGTGCTGGCGATCTGCTGCATGAGCCTGCTGATCGTCAGCCTCGACAACACCATCCTCAATGTCGCCCTGCCGTCCATCCAGCACGAACTGCATGCCTCGGTCTCCGGCATGCAGTGGACGATCGACGCCTACACCCTGGTCCTGGCGGCGCTGCTGATGCTGGCCGGCTCCACCGCCGACCGGCTCGGCAGGCGCCGGATCTTCCTGGTCGGTCTGGTGGTCTTCGCCGTCGGCTCGCTGCTGTGCAGCCTGGCGCCCGGCCTGGAGTGGCTGGTGGTCTTCCGGATGGTGCAGGCCGTCGGCGGCTCGATGCTCAATCCCGTCGCGATGTCGATCATCACCAACACCTTCACGGAACCGCGGGAGCGGGCCCGCGCGATCGGGGTGTGGGGCGGTGTCGTCGGCATCAGCATGGCGGCCGGGCCGGTGATCGGCGGGCTGCTGGTGCAGACCGTCGGCTGGCGCTCGATCTTCTGGATCAACGTCCCGATCGGCGCCCTCGCGTTCTTCCTGACCCTGCGCTACATCCAGGAGTCCCGCGCTCCCAGGCCGCGCCGCGTCGACCCGGTCGGCCAGCTGCTGGTGATCGCGCTGCTCGGCTCGCTGACGTACGCGATCATCGAAGCCCCGGACGCCGGCTGGGTCTCCCCCGAAATCCTGACGTTCGTGCTGGTGGCGCTGGCCTCCCTGGCCGGTCTGATCTTCTATGAGCGACGCCGGCGCGAACCCCTCATCGACCTGCGGTTCTTCCACAGCGCACCGTTCAGCGGGGCGACGATCGTGGCGGTCTGCGCTTTTGCCGCGCTCGCCGGCTTCCTCTTCATCAACACGCTGTATCTGCAGAACATCCGCGGTCTGTCCGCTTTGGGCGCCGGGCTCTACATGCTCCCCATGGCAGGGATGACGCTGGTCTGCGCACCGCTGTCGGGGCGGCTGGTCGGCAGCCGGGGGCCACGGTTGTCGCTGCTCCTGGCAGGTGCGGCGATGGGGGCGAGCGGGCTGCTCTTCGCCGCGTTCGACGCGCAGTCGACGAATCCGCTGCTGTTCACCGGCTATGTCCTCTTCGGTATCGGATTCGGCCTGGTCAACGCGCCGATCACCAACACCGCGGTGTCGGGTATGCCACGCACCCAGGCCGGTGTGGCCGCCGCCGTCGCCTCCACCAGCCGGCAGATCGGGCAGTCGCTCGGCGTCGCGGTGATCGGCGCCGTACTGGCGGGCGGGGCCCATGCCGCCGCCACCGCGGACGCCTTTGTCGCGGCCGGCCGCCCGGCGTGGTGGATCATCGCGGGCTGCGGCGCGGCCGTCCTGCTGCTCGGCGCCCTGACCACGGGCCGGTGGGCGAAGGCCACGGCCGACCGCACGGCGACCCTGTTCGACGAGGAGGAGCGGGGGCAACGGGCGGCGGGCGCGCGGTCGTAG
- a CDS encoding helix-turn-helix transcriptional regulator — protein MTVDMPLTQTATGPGAAAPRHGTAPHDDAARRAELAAFLRSRRERITPEQVGLPRGARRRTPGLRREEVAHLGAVGVTWYTWLEQARDIHVSPQVLDAVARALLLDRAERSHLFALAGAVDPMPGTECTGVTRELRQLLRQLEPFPAVVQNSRFDILAYNSTYGRLMCDLDALPEEDRNCMWLAFTHPGWRSSVVDLDATMRVMAAKFRASMAEHVAEPPWKALVARLTEASPEFREIWAQHEVIRPMSSVKLFRHPRVGVLQLSATSLWTGPNPGPKLLSYAPVDETTRERLEQLERLAEEAALVTV, from the coding sequence ATGACCGTGGACATGCCCCTGACGCAGACTGCCACAGGCCCTGGCGCCGCCGCCCCGCGGCACGGCACCGCCCCGCACGATGACGCCGCCCGCCGGGCCGAGCTGGCCGCCTTTCTGCGCAGCCGACGGGAGCGGATCACGCCCGAGCAGGTCGGACTGCCCCGGGGTGCCCGCCGCCGTACCCCCGGTCTGCGCCGTGAGGAGGTCGCGCACCTGGGCGCGGTCGGGGTCACCTGGTACACCTGGCTCGAACAGGCCCGGGACATCCACGTATCGCCGCAGGTCCTGGACGCGGTCGCCCGTGCGCTGCTGCTCGACCGCGCCGAGCGCAGCCATCTGTTCGCGCTGGCAGGGGCGGTCGACCCGATGCCGGGCACGGAGTGCACGGGCGTCACGCGCGAACTGCGCCAGCTGCTGCGCCAGTTGGAGCCGTTCCCCGCGGTCGTCCAGAACAGCCGGTTCGACATCCTCGCCTACAACAGCACCTACGGCCGCCTGATGTGCGACCTCGACGCGTTGCCCGAGGAGGACCGCAACTGCATGTGGCTGGCGTTCACGCATCCCGGGTGGCGGTCGAGCGTGGTCGATCTGGACGCCACGATGCGGGTGATGGCGGCCAAGTTCCGGGCGTCGATGGCCGAGCATGTGGCGGAGCCGCCTTGGAAGGCACTGGTCGCGCGGCTGACGGAGGCATCGCCGGAGTTCCGGGAGATCTGGGCCCAGCATGAGGTCATCCGTCCGATGAGCTCCGTCAAGCTCTTCCGGCATCCGCGGGTGGGTGTGCTGCAGCTGTCCGCCACGAGTCTGTGGACGGGGCCCAACCCCGGTCCCAAGCTGCTGTCCTACGCGCCCGTGGACGAGACGACCCGGGAGCGGCTGGAGCAGTTGGAGCGGCTGGCGGAGGAGGCGGCGCTGGTCACGGTGTGA